A portion of the Acidihalobacter yilgarnensis genome contains these proteins:
- the gorA gene encoding glutathione-disulfide reductase has translation MSKHHYDLIAIGAGGGGLSVAERAAAHGAHCAVVEAGRLGGTCVNVGCVPKKVMWFGAQIAHAVADAHDYGFDLSLRGFDWATLKHKRDAYVKGINDWYRTYLADSDVTVLAGRGRFVDAHSIEIEGRIYTAEHIVIASGGEPVWPDVPGAELGISSNGFFELESLPGRVAVVGAGYIAVELAGMLRALGAEVALYLRGERLLRRFDHMLREHLTEALLDEGIDIFTHTQVAEVRRADDGRLNLYCGQGRESAGFNAVLWAIGRRPAVAGLNLESIGVLLEDSGHVQVDDFQNTNVPGVYAIGDVTGQMELTPVAIAAGRRLADRLFGGQPDRHLNYENIPTVVFSHPPIGTVGLSEDEAREKHGDAVKIYQASFTPMYHAVTGRKVKTAVKLITVGAKEKVVGAHVIGHGADEMLQGFAVAIRMGATKRDLDDTVAIHPTSAEELVTLR, from the coding sequence ATGTCAAAACACCACTATGATTTGATCGCCATTGGCGCCGGTGGCGGCGGCCTGTCAGTGGCCGAGCGCGCCGCCGCCCATGGCGCGCACTGCGCGGTCGTCGAAGCTGGCCGTCTAGGCGGTACCTGCGTCAACGTAGGCTGCGTGCCCAAGAAAGTGATGTGGTTCGGCGCCCAGATCGCTCATGCCGTCGCGGATGCGCACGACTACGGTTTCGACCTGAGCCTGCGCGGATTCGACTGGGCGACGCTCAAGCACAAACGCGACGCCTATGTAAAGGGTATCAACGACTGGTACCGCACCTATCTGGCCGATTCCGACGTTACGGTGCTGGCTGGTCGCGGCCGTTTCGTCGATGCGCACTCGATCGAAATCGAGGGTCGGATATACACCGCCGAGCACATCGTCATCGCCAGCGGCGGCGAACCGGTCTGGCCCGACGTGCCGGGCGCCGAGCTTGGCATCAGCTCGAACGGTTTCTTCGAGCTGGAAAGCCTACCCGGACGAGTTGCGGTGGTTGGGGCCGGGTACATCGCGGTGGAACTGGCCGGAATGCTGCGCGCGCTCGGCGCAGAAGTCGCACTATACCTGCGGGGCGAGCGTTTGCTGCGTCGTTTCGACCACATGCTGCGCGAGCATCTGACTGAGGCTTTGCTGGACGAGGGTATAGATATCTTCACCCACACCCAGGTAGCAGAAGTGCGGCGTGCCGACGACGGGCGCCTGAATCTGTACTGCGGACAAGGCCGTGAAAGTGCCGGATTCAATGCAGTGCTGTGGGCCATCGGCCGGCGGCCGGCGGTGGCGGGGCTGAATCTGGAATCGATCGGAGTGCTCCTGGAGGATTCAGGACATGTGCAAGTCGATGACTTTCAGAATACCAACGTGCCCGGCGTGTACGCCATTGGTGACGTGACTGGTCAGATGGAATTAACGCCGGTGGCGATCGCGGCCGGCCGGCGGCTGGCTGATCGTCTGTTCGGCGGCCAGCCAGATCGGCATTTGAATTATGAGAATATCCCGACGGTGGTGTTTAGCCATCCGCCGATCGGCACCGTAGGGCTGAGCGAAGACGAGGCGCGGGAAAAGCACGGGGACGCGGTGAAAATCTACCAAGCTTCATTCACGCCGATGTATCACGCGGTGACCGGACGCAAGGTCAAGACGGCGGTCAAGCTGATCACCGTGGGGGCGAAGGAAAAGGTCGTCGGCGCTCATGTAATTGGGCACGGCGCGGATGAGATGCTGCAAGGTTTTGCGGTGGCAATCCGCATGGGGGCTACCAAGCGCGACCTGGATGATACCGTGGCCATCCATCCGACCAGCGCCGAGGAATTGGTGACCTTACGCTGA
- the arsS gene encoding arsenosugar biosynthesis radical SAM (seleno)protein ArsS (Some members of this family are selenoproteins.), translated as MLATLPLLVDSDFPHIRRKRLETLQVNLGYTCNQSCVHCHVNAGPRRTEQMQRMTIDTVISVLRKGNLQTLDLTGGAPEMNPHFRYLVSEARALGIEVIDRCNLTILEESGCETLAEFLASQQVRIVASLPCYLEDNVDHQRGKGTYASSVRALKRLNALGYGRSDVDSLRLDLVYNPQGAELPPDQDELQVSYKRHLHEKFGIVFNQLLTLTNMPIQRFGSLLRSKRLFNDYLKLLREAYQEANLENVMCRTLISVDWQGYLYDCDFNQMLELQLRHEGKPRMHLNDLLGADLDGNSIIVAEHCWGCTAGHGSSCGGTLT; from the coding sequence ATGCTGGCCACTCTCCCGCTTTTGGTTGACTCAGATTTCCCACACATTCGACGCAAGCGACTGGAAACCCTTCAGGTCAATCTCGGCTACACCTGCAATCAATCGTGCGTGCATTGCCACGTGAACGCGGGGCCTCGACGCACAGAACAAATGCAGCGCATGACAATCGATACGGTCATTTCGGTCCTGCGTAAAGGGAATCTTCAGACGCTGGATCTGACCGGCGGGGCTCCGGAAATGAACCCGCACTTTCGATATCTGGTGAGCGAGGCGCGTGCTCTTGGCATAGAAGTCATCGACCGCTGCAACCTCACTATTCTCGAGGAATCCGGGTGCGAGACACTGGCCGAATTCCTGGCGAGCCAGCAGGTCAGAATCGTCGCTTCGTTACCTTGTTATCTGGAAGACAATGTAGACCACCAGCGGGGCAAAGGAACTTACGCGAGCAGCGTACGCGCGCTGAAACGGCTGAATGCGCTTGGCTACGGACGATCCGATGTTGACTCACTGAGGCTGGATCTTGTTTACAACCCTCAAGGTGCGGAGTTACCGCCAGATCAAGATGAATTGCAGGTGAGTTACAAGCGTCACCTACATGAAAAGTTCGGCATTGTGTTCAACCAACTGCTGACACTGACCAATATGCCCATTCAGCGCTTTGGCAGCCTGTTGCGCTCCAAGAGGCTGTTCAACGATTACTTAAAACTCCTTCGTGAGGCATATCAGGAGGCCAACCTAGAAAATGTTATGTGCCGCACGTTGATCAGTGTTGACTGGCAGGGTTACCTCTACGACTGCGATTTCAACCAGATGCTTGAGTTACAACTCAGGCATGAGGGTAAGCCGCGTATGCATCTCAATGATCTGCTAGGAGCCGACTTGGACGGAAACTCGATCATCGTGGCGGAACACTGTTGGGGCTGCACAGCGGGACACGGAAGCAGTTGCGGCGGCACGTTAACTTGA
- a CDS encoding MFS transporter: MNLTERLDSVPWGRFHTVVTVALGIGWLLDAFEVTIVNNVVSVLKVQWHLSNVEASWILSIWFIGLMIGAYGFGYLADRFGRKQLFLITLLVYGVFTFLTAFSWNFQSMMVLRLLTAIGVGAEYSAINASISEFIPARHRGKTGATVMNFWPVGAILAAVVSLYVVNVLPPDIGWRVAFGFGALVAGSTALIRSHIPESPRWLITQGNLVDAERVVSGIEQRHPWLGKTQVKRHPGAPGNFWGQSHELLTRYPARVALGGLLDFSEAAGYYGLFAFLALFILPGIHVTNGFVPLFYIVGNVGALVGGGMAAALLDRAGRKLTVPIFYLLAAGAVLLLAMSTTTHAWTWVLAAFTLANVFATGSWISAYPTFSEIFPTHLRSTGIGLSVAIGRFGAFSAPLVLTYVANAFGMVPALMLLASFWLIGAAAMVPWYFRGVEGKGQALERLVTGEGA; the protein is encoded by the coding sequence GTGAACCTGACTGAACGTTTGGACAGCGTTCCGTGGGGACGATTCCATACGGTCGTAACCGTCGCGCTAGGCATCGGTTGGCTGCTGGATGCTTTCGAAGTGACCATCGTGAACAATGTGGTAAGCGTACTCAAGGTGCAGTGGCACTTGAGCAATGTGGAGGCATCCTGGATTCTGAGCATCTGGTTCATCGGCCTAATGATCGGTGCCTATGGCTTCGGCTATCTCGCTGATCGCTTTGGGCGCAAGCAGCTCTTTCTCATCACGCTGCTGGTCTATGGTGTGTTTACCTTTTTGACCGCGTTCTCTTGGAATTTCCAGTCCATGATGGTGTTACGGCTATTGACCGCCATCGGCGTGGGCGCCGAGTACTCGGCGATCAACGCGTCGATCAGTGAGTTCATTCCCGCTCGTCACCGCGGCAAGACGGGAGCAACCGTTATGAACTTCTGGCCAGTCGGGGCAATTTTGGCCGCTGTCGTTTCCCTGTATGTGGTGAACGTGTTGCCACCTGATATCGGCTGGCGTGTTGCTTTCGGTTTCGGCGCGCTGGTGGCAGGCAGCACCGCGCTCATCCGCAGCCACATTCCGGAATCGCCACGCTGGCTGATTACTCAGGGCAATCTGGTCGACGCAGAACGCGTAGTTTCAGGCATCGAACAGCGACACCCTTGGTTGGGAAAAACACAGGTTAAGCGTCATCCTGGCGCCCCGGGCAATTTCTGGGGTCAATCACACGAATTACTCACCCGATATCCCGCGCGGGTAGCTTTGGGTGGGCTATTGGATTTTTCAGAAGCGGCGGGTTACTACGGACTCTTCGCCTTTCTGGCGCTGTTCATTCTCCCCGGCATTCACGTCACCAACGGATTCGTACCGCTTTTCTATATCGTGGGGAACGTCGGTGCTCTTGTCGGAGGGGGGATGGCCGCCGCACTATTGGATCGGGCTGGTAGGAAGCTGACAGTACCTATCTTTTATCTGCTCGCAGCGGGGGCGGTTCTGCTCCTCGCGATGTCGACCACGACACATGCGTGGACCTGGGTCTTGGCTGCATTCACGCTAGCGAACGTATTTGCGACAGGCAGTTGGATATCCGCTTATCCCACGTTCTCGGAAATCTTTCCTACCCATCTGCGGTCGACGGGTATCGGCCTGTCGGTGGCCATTGGCCGATTTGGTGCATTTTCAGCCCCACTGGTACTGACCTACGTTGCAAATGCGTTCGGCATGGTGCCGGCTCTGATGCTGCTGGCGAGTTTCTGGCTCATCGGCGCTGCGGCTATGGTGCCGTGGTATTTCCGCGGAGTGGAGGGCAAAGGGCAAGCATTGGAGCGATTGGTGACTGGAGAGGGGGCGTGA
- a CDS encoding FAD-dependent oxidoreductase, translated as MTVGLKNVLRVALILLLGTLATLYFTGGLTQELTLSALKTQLSVFADYRNAHPLLISVFYFLVYVVSLSLSLPVAALLTLAAGALFGILWGTLLVSFASTIGATIAFLMARYALRDAVQKRFGYKLSVLNAGIEREGGYYLLSLRLVPLFPVWLVNLLTGLTPLRTSTFYWTSQVGMLPGTLVYVYTGTQLSRLGTTHDIFSAQLLLAFTLLGLLPLIAKRALVAIKTMQVSRHWSRPSRFDYNVVVIGAGSAGLTASYIAAAVKAKVALVEKHRMGGDCLNTGCVPSKALLRTAKLAAHMRDGARYGLSTVRPDIDFAAVMKHVQGVVETVAPHDSADRYTSLGVHCLYGNAQIVSPFTVEVTDETGKTQRLTTRSIILATGAHPRVPLIPGLADVGYLTSDNVWSLRELPTRLVVLGGGPIGCELAQAFARLGAQVTLIEIGSQLLPREDIEVSTLVEECFRRDGIDVRTGHKAIRCERNDGVNRLLMEYRGEEIPIVFDKLLCALGRVANLEGYGLETLGIDTRSRRNIEVNEYLETVYPNIYACGDVAGPYQFTHTAAHQAWYATVNALFGVIRRFKVDYSTIPWVIFTDPAVARVGLNEKDAREKTIAYEITRFDLDELDRAIVNGAAYGFVKVLTVPGSDRILGATIVAECADEILTELVLAMRHGIGLNKILGTIHVYPTLAEANKYTAGAWKRAHAPQRLMNLFARYHAWRRKESGFVASARKEAQ; from the coding sequence ATGACCGTCGGCCTCAAGAATGTTTTGCGAGTTGCACTTATTCTCCTATTGGGGACCCTGGCGACGCTCTACTTTACCGGAGGGTTGACTCAGGAGCTGACATTGTCCGCATTGAAGACCCAGTTGAGTGTTTTCGCCGATTACCGCAATGCACATCCGTTGCTCATCTCGGTCTTCTATTTCCTGGTTTATGTCGTCAGCCTTTCGCTGTCTTTGCCGGTCGCGGCGCTTCTGACGCTCGCAGCCGGAGCTTTGTTCGGCATCTTGTGGGGTACTCTGCTTGTCTCGTTTGCCTCGACGATTGGCGCGACGATTGCCTTTTTGATGGCACGCTACGCGCTGAGGGACGCGGTGCAAAAACGTTTCGGATATAAGTTGTCTGTACTCAATGCAGGGATCGAACGCGAAGGGGGCTATTACCTGCTTTCGCTACGATTGGTGCCGCTTTTCCCTGTTTGGCTCGTGAACCTTCTCACCGGGCTTACGCCGCTGCGTACTTCCACCTTCTATTGGACAAGCCAGGTGGGGATGTTGCCGGGCACGCTCGTCTACGTTTATACGGGTACGCAGCTGAGTCGTCTTGGAACGACGCACGATATTTTTTCTGCGCAATTGCTCCTCGCCTTCACTTTGCTGGGGCTGCTCCCGCTTATTGCAAAAAGGGCGCTAGTCGCCATCAAGACAATGCAGGTTTCCCGGCACTGGTCACGTCCGTCGCGCTTTGACTATAACGTCGTGGTGATCGGCGCAGGCTCCGCTGGGTTGACGGCTTCGTATATCGCCGCTGCGGTTAAGGCCAAGGTGGCGCTGGTGGAAAAACACCGAATGGGTGGAGATTGTTTGAACACCGGTTGTGTCCCCTCCAAAGCCTTGTTGCGGACAGCCAAGCTCGCTGCACACATGCGCGATGGCGCGCGATACGGTCTGTCAACGGTGAGGCCAGATATCGATTTCGCAGCCGTGATGAAGCACGTTCAGGGCGTCGTTGAAACGGTAGCGCCTCATGATTCTGCCGATCGCTACACGAGTCTCGGTGTGCATTGTTTATACGGAAATGCTCAAATTGTGTCGCCCTTTACGGTCGAGGTGACCGATGAGACCGGGAAAACGCAGAGGCTGACTACTCGTAGCATCATTCTCGCCACAGGCGCACACCCGCGCGTTCCACTCATTCCGGGCCTAGCCGACGTGGGCTATCTCACCTCCGACAACGTATGGTCCTTACGCGAACTACCCACCCGTCTGGTGGTCCTCGGTGGTGGCCCGATCGGCTGTGAACTCGCTCAAGCTTTCGCTCGCCTTGGCGCGCAGGTGACGCTGATCGAAATAGGCTCCCAGTTACTGCCGCGGGAAGATATCGAGGTTTCTACTCTTGTGGAAGAATGTTTTCGCCGCGACGGCATCGACGTGCGAACAGGCCACAAAGCGATTCGTTGCGAACGGAATGATGGGGTGAACCGTCTACTGATGGAATATCGAGGCGAAGAGATCCCTATTGTCTTCGACAAACTGCTGTGCGCACTTGGTCGCGTGGCCAATCTCGAAGGGTACGGTTTGGAAACCTTGGGTATCGACACTCGGAGTCGGCGCAACATTGAGGTCAACGAGTACCTAGAAACCGTTTATCCCAACATTTATGCCTGCGGCGACGTAGCTGGTCCTTACCAGTTCACGCACACAGCTGCTCATCAGGCATGGTACGCCACGGTCAACGCTCTGTTCGGGGTGATCAGACGCTTCAAGGTCGACTATTCGACCATCCCTTGGGTGATCTTTACCGATCCAGCGGTCGCGCGCGTGGGTCTCAACGAAAAGGATGCCCGCGAAAAAACAATTGCCTATGAAATCACCCGCTTCGATCTTGATGAGCTCGACCGCGCCATCGTCAATGGCGCCGCGTACGGATTCGTCAAGGTGCTTACCGTTCCGGGCAGTGACCGCATTTTGGGGGCGACGATTGTTGCCGAGTGCGCGGACGAGATATTGACTGAATTGGTTTTGGCTATGCGACACGGTATTGGCTTAAACAAAATTCTCGGCACAATCCATGTATATCCGACGTTGGCGGAGGCGAACAAGTATACGGCAGGCGCATGGAAACGTGCGCATGCCCCGCAGCGCCTGATGAATTTGTTCGCACGCTACCACGCCTGGCGCCGGAAGGAATCTGGGTTCGTGGCATCAGCTCGAAAGGAAGCGCAATGA